One window of Longimicrobium sp. genomic DNA carries:
- a CDS encoding ABC transporter ATP-binding protein — protein sequence MSTAHVYERKGVLLDIQGVTFTRNGVPILREVNAQIRDVVRPGVKQGQIVGLLGPSGVGKTTLFKILAGLLKPDAGTVKIGEKALPATPGLVGVVAQNYILFEHRTVLGNLTIAARQAGMSGDDAKAAAMKYLERFGLAAHADKYPMQVSGGQRQRIAIAQQLLCSENYLVMDEPFSGLDVLQQENVHQLLQEVSQVAEENTLIIVTHDVSAAVAVCDTIWLMGRERDAQGNVVPGARIVEEIDLIERDLCWHPDIRQRPEYIKLVNEIKARFHTL from the coding sequence ATGAGCACGGCGCACGTGTACGAGCGCAAGGGCGTCCTCCTCGACATCCAGGGCGTCACCTTCACCCGCAACGGCGTTCCCATCCTCCGCGAGGTGAACGCGCAGATCCGCGACGTGGTCCGCCCCGGCGTGAAGCAGGGGCAGATCGTAGGCCTGCTCGGCCCGTCGGGGGTGGGAAAGACCACGCTGTTCAAGATCCTTGCGGGGCTGCTGAAGCCCGACGCGGGGACGGTGAAGATCGGCGAGAAGGCGCTGCCTGCCACTCCCGGGCTGGTGGGCGTGGTGGCGCAGAACTACATCCTGTTCGAGCACCGCACGGTGCTGGGGAACCTGACCATCGCCGCGCGGCAGGCGGGGATGAGCGGCGACGACGCGAAGGCCGCGGCGATGAAGTACCTGGAGCGCTTCGGGCTGGCCGCGCACGCGGACAAGTATCCCATGCAGGTCTCGGGCGGGCAGCGGCAGCGCATCGCCATCGCGCAGCAGCTGCTGTGCAGCGAGAACTACCTGGTGATGGACGAGCCGTTCAGCGGGCTCGACGTGCTGCAGCAGGAGAACGTGCACCAGCTGCTGCAGGAGGTCAGCCAGGTGGCCGAGGAGAACACGCTGATCATCGTGACGCACGACGTGAGCGCCGCGGTGGCCGTGTGCGACACCATCTGGCTGATGGGCCGCGAGCGCGACGCGCAGGGGAACGTGGTCCCCGGCGCGCGGATCGTGGAGGAGATCGACCTGATCGAGCGCGACCTCTGCTGGCACCCCGACATCCGCCAGAGGCCGGAGTACATCAAGCTGGTGAACGAGATCAAGGCGCGCTTCCACACGCTCTGA
- a CDS encoding DR2241 family protein, with protein MSDRPEVRGAHAPGGVAEARRALAAWVDEAGETGRVFLQARLLATGEGRYEIRHRRDMHRSMQSLEWVSRDPFFAREIAQTTNRGDHRPLKTSPNLKQGWALVDLDARGLWTALDYLYPACAVHWHAGRTGTLRVTHWRETAGRQSGIYSSVKLLDAHAVRVTARACCADAVCLRRVAWDVDEMEFLGAVDEGPVDGDAAVPCPEACSMFVSLARQVLKLERAPRRHVPGLGALGDEEVAQLRAIVSAAADGTLGRAREGEFEDPTNLRRIRYLAARLGD; from the coding sequence GTGTCTGACCGCCCCGAGGTCCGCGGCGCGCACGCACCCGGCGGGGTGGCCGAGGCGCGCCGCGCGCTGGCCGCGTGGGTCGACGAGGCGGGGGAGACGGGCCGCGTCTTCCTGCAGGCGCGCCTGCTGGCGACGGGAGAGGGGCGGTACGAGATCCGCCACCGCCGCGACATGCACCGCTCGATGCAGTCGCTGGAGTGGGTATCGCGCGACCCGTTCTTCGCGCGCGAGATCGCGCAGACGACGAACCGCGGCGACCACCGGCCGCTGAAGACGTCGCCCAACCTGAAGCAGGGGTGGGCGCTGGTCGACCTCGACGCGCGCGGGCTGTGGACGGCGCTCGACTATCTCTATCCCGCCTGCGCGGTGCACTGGCACGCGGGGCGAACGGGCACGCTGCGGGTGACCCACTGGCGCGAGACGGCGGGGCGGCAGAGCGGCATCTACTCGTCGGTGAAGCTGCTGGATGCGCACGCCGTGCGGGTCACCGCGCGCGCCTGCTGCGCCGACGCCGTCTGCCTGCGCCGCGTGGCGTGGGACGTGGACGAGATGGAGTTCCTCGGCGCGGTCGACGAGGGGCCGGTGGACGGCGACGCGGCCGTGCCCTGCCCCGAGGCGTGCTCGATGTTCGTCTCCCTCGCGCGGCAGGTGCTGAAGCTCGAGCGCGCCCCCCGCCGCCACGTTCCCGGCCTCGGCGCGCTGGGCGACGAGGAGGTGGCGCAGCTCCGCGCCATCGTCTCCGCCGCGGCGGACGGGACGCTGGGCCGGGCGCGCGAGGGCGAGTTCGAAGATCCCACCAACCTCCGCCGCATCCGCTATCTTGCCGCGCGTCTGGGAGACTGA
- a CDS encoding CbiX/SirB N-terminal domain-containing protein: MQALVIIGHGSHLNADSSAPVYRHAAAIRRTGVFDEVRECFWKEEPSMREVFDLVEPDDVYVVPLFISEGYFTEEVIPRELGLVGPAPSITHKLGKSIRYCGPVGTHPSMAAMILRRAEETAGLSHHEAREAGLVIIGHGTERNSNSAEVIYRVTREAEAAGVFGHVRTGFLDQEPEVGRVLEEMEERRMVLVPFFVAEGWHTQETIPDDLGISRPAVSAVTEKDGRTIWYAPPVGTFPEIARIILQRAREAGAAVPDGVEIAEAAGV, translated from the coding sequence TTGCAGGCACTGGTGATCATCGGGCACGGGTCGCACCTGAACGCGGACTCGAGCGCGCCCGTCTACCGGCACGCGGCGGCGATCCGGCGGACGGGCGTGTTCGACGAGGTGCGCGAGTGCTTCTGGAAGGAAGAGCCGTCCATGCGCGAGGTGTTCGACCTCGTCGAGCCGGACGACGTCTACGTGGTCCCCCTCTTCATCTCCGAGGGCTACTTCACCGAGGAGGTCATCCCGCGCGAGCTGGGGCTCGTGGGGCCCGCGCCTTCCATCACCCACAAGCTGGGGAAGTCGATCCGCTACTGCGGCCCCGTCGGCACGCACCCGTCGATGGCCGCGATGATCCTGCGCCGCGCCGAGGAGACGGCCGGGCTGTCGCACCACGAGGCGCGCGAGGCGGGGCTGGTCATCATCGGCCACGGGACGGAGCGGAACAGCAACTCCGCCGAGGTCATCTACCGCGTGACCCGCGAGGCCGAGGCGGCGGGCGTGTTCGGCCACGTGCGCACCGGCTTCCTCGACCAGGAGCCCGAGGTCGGCCGCGTGCTGGAGGAGATGGAGGAGCGGCGGATGGTGCTGGTCCCCTTCTTCGTGGCCGAGGGGTGGCACACGCAGGAGACCATCCCCGACGACCTGGGGATCAGCCGCCCGGCGGTGAGCGCGGTGACGGAGAAGGACGGGCGGACGATCTGGTACGCGCCGCCGGTGGGCACCTTCCCCGAGATCGCGCGCATCATCCTGCAGCGCGCGCGTGAGGCAGGCGCCGCGGTGCCTGACGGGGTGGAGATCGCGGAGGCGGCCGGTGTCTGA
- a CDS encoding ABC transporter permease, with protein sequence MSEFSPLRELVLLRIRSFLREPEALFWTFVFPILMAVGLGVAFRDRPAERAAVGVQRGSVAERYLPALRASPEIRVVMLDDTAAERAVRKGDVAVVLAGTDRLVYRFDAARDESRVGRLLADEAVQRGSGATRPVATADDRRREPGARYIDWVIPGLIGLNLMSTGMWGIGFGLVQMRNKKQLKRLVSTPMRKRDYLLAMILSRLVFLGLEVPPIVIFAWLAFGVTVRGSLLAFTGLVILGAMTFAGLGLLAASRARTIEGISGILNVVMLPMFVLSGVFFSASRYPDVIQPAIRALPLTALNDAFRAVYNDALPVTAYWPQVAILAAWMVLSFLAALKLFRWQ encoded by the coding sequence ATGAGTGAGTTCAGCCCCCTGCGCGAGCTGGTGCTCCTCCGCATCCGCTCGTTCCTGCGCGAGCCCGAAGCGCTCTTCTGGACCTTCGTCTTCCCCATCCTGATGGCGGTGGGGCTGGGCGTGGCCTTCCGCGACCGGCCGGCGGAGCGCGCCGCGGTGGGTGTGCAGCGCGGCTCCGTGGCCGAGCGCTACCTCCCCGCGCTCCGCGCGTCGCCGGAGATCCGCGTGGTGATGCTCGACGACACCGCCGCCGAGCGCGCCGTCCGCAAGGGCGACGTGGCCGTGGTGCTGGCGGGGACGGACCGGCTCGTCTACCGCTTCGACGCCGCGCGTGACGAGAGCCGCGTCGGCCGCCTGCTCGCGGACGAGGCGGTGCAGCGCGGCTCCGGCGCCACGCGGCCGGTGGCGACGGCGGACGACCGGCGGCGCGAGCCGGGCGCGCGCTACATCGACTGGGTGATCCCCGGGCTGATCGGGCTGAACCTGATGAGCACGGGGATGTGGGGGATCGGGTTCGGGCTGGTGCAGATGCGCAACAAGAAGCAGCTCAAGCGCCTGGTCAGCACGCCGATGAGGAAGCGCGACTACCTGCTGGCGATGATCCTGTCGCGCCTGGTCTTCCTGGGCCTCGAGGTGCCGCCGATCGTGATCTTCGCCTGGCTGGCGTTCGGGGTGACGGTGCGGGGATCGCTTTTGGCCTTCACCGGGCTGGTGATCCTGGGGGCGATGACGTTCGCGGGGCTGGGGCTGCTGGCGGCCAGCCGCGCGCGCACCATCGAGGGGATCAGCGGCATCCTGAACGTGGTGATGCTGCCGATGTTCGTGCTGTCGGGCGTGTTCTTCTCCGCCAGCCGCTACCCCGACGTCATCCAGCCGGCGATCCGCGCGCTTCCGCTGACGGCGCTGAACGACGCCTTCCGCGCCGTCTACAACGACGCGCTCCCGGTGACGGCGTACTGGCCGCAGGTGGCCATCCTCGCCGCGTGGATGGTCCTCTCCTTCCTCGCCGCCCTCAAGCTCTTCCGCTGGCAGTAG
- a CDS encoding ABC transporter ATP-binding protein produces the protein MPTGTQSSAVDTPAILVRGLHKRFGETVAVKALDLEVRRGECFGLLGPNGAGKTTTIEILEGLTPRDAGEVEVLGMRWERDGDRIRARLGVQLQESEFPDRSTVGEIVRLFRSFYPQGPTPGELIGFVQLEEKRDTQVRNLSGGQKQRLSVACALAGQPDILFLDEPTTGLDPQSRRQLWDVCEAFRARGGTILLTTHFMDEAQALSDRIAILDHGEIIAQGTPDQLISGLGGAYVIEFAATAPIGEDALRAVPGARRVAARGEHTLLTVDDLAQSLPGLLAAATAAGGELTSLVTHKATLEDVFLSLTGRELRDE, from the coding sequence TTGCCGACCGGCACGCAATCCTCCGCCGTGGACACGCCCGCCATCCTCGTCCGCGGCCTGCACAAGCGCTTCGGCGAGACGGTGGCGGTCAAGGCGCTGGACCTGGAGGTCCGGCGCGGCGAGTGCTTCGGGCTGCTGGGCCCCAACGGGGCGGGGAAGACCACGACCATCGAGATCCTCGAGGGCCTCACCCCCCGCGACGCCGGCGAGGTGGAGGTGCTGGGGATGCGCTGGGAGCGCGACGGCGACCGCATCCGCGCGCGCCTGGGCGTGCAGCTGCAGGAGAGCGAGTTCCCCGACCGCTCCACCGTGGGCGAGATCGTGCGCCTCTTCCGCTCGTTCTATCCCCAGGGCCCCACCCCCGGCGAGCTGATCGGCTTCGTGCAGCTGGAGGAGAAGCGCGACACGCAGGTGCGCAACCTCTCCGGCGGCCAGAAGCAGCGGCTCTCCGTCGCGTGCGCCCTGGCCGGACAGCCCGACATCCTCTTCCTCGACGAGCCGACCACGGGGCTGGATCCCCAGTCCCGCCGGCAGCTGTGGGACGTGTGCGAGGCGTTCCGCGCGCGCGGCGGCACCATCCTGCTGACCACGCACTTCATGGACGAGGCGCAGGCGCTCTCCGACCGCATCGCCATCCTCGACCACGGCGAGATCATCGCGCAGGGCACCCCCGACCAGCTGATCAGCGGGCTCGGCGGCGCGTACGTGATCGAGTTCGCCGCCACGGCGCCGATCGGGGAAGACGCGCTGCGCGCCGTCCCCGGCGCCCGCCGCGTGGCCGCGCGCGGCGAGCACACGCTGCTGACGGTGGACGATCTGGCGCAGTCGCTCCCCGGGCTGCTGGCCGCCGCCACCGCCGCGGGGGGCGAGCTGACCTCGCTGGTGACGCACAAGGCCACGCTGGAAGACGTCTTCCTTTCCCTGACCGGGCGGGAGCTGCGCGATGAGTGA
- a CDS encoding dienelactone hydrolase family protein: MLSTLLFAAGCSGGGRGAAPADSAHVDAMAREHAGETPTANASAQEPRQEVRGEEVVYGLVDGQRVRGYMAYPAASGADAALPAVILVHEWWGLNDNIRMMARRLAGEGYRTLAVDLYQGKVATDAQAAQTYMREVMGDRDRGVMNLASAARFLKQEKHARRIGTVGWCFGGGWSLQAGLNLPEYVDAVVMYYGQPVTDRARLARLDAPLAGFFGLQDRGIPADSVRKMEQELKALGKTVDIRFYDANHAFANPSGQSYNAQAAADAWTRTVDFFARTLKS; the protein is encoded by the coding sequence ATGCTGTCCACGCTCCTGTTCGCCGCCGGGTGCTCGGGCGGTGGCCGCGGCGCCGCGCCCGCCGACAGCGCGCACGTAGACGCCATGGCGCGCGAGCACGCTGGCGAGACGCCTACGGCCAACGCGTCGGCCCAGGAGCCGCGGCAGGAGGTGCGCGGCGAGGAGGTCGTCTACGGCCTGGTCGACGGGCAGCGGGTGCGCGGCTACATGGCGTATCCGGCCGCCTCCGGCGCCGACGCCGCGCTCCCGGCCGTCATCCTGGTGCACGAGTGGTGGGGACTGAACGACAACATCCGCATGATGGCGCGGCGCCTGGCCGGCGAGGGGTACCGCACGCTGGCGGTGGACCTGTACCAGGGGAAGGTCGCCACCGACGCGCAGGCCGCGCAGACGTACATGCGCGAGGTGATGGGCGACCGCGACCGCGGAGTGATGAACCTGGCCAGCGCCGCACGCTTCCTGAAGCAGGAGAAGCACGCGCGCAGGATCGGCACGGTGGGATGGTGCTTCGGCGGGGGATGGTCGCTGCAGGCGGGGCTCAACCTTCCCGAGTACGTGGACGCGGTGGTGATGTACTACGGCCAGCCGGTGACCGACCGCGCGCGCCTGGCGCGGCTGGATGCGCCGCTGGCGGGGTTCTTCGGCCTGCAGGACCGCGGCATTCCCGCCGACAGCGTGCGGAAGATGGAACAGGAGCTGAAGGCGCTCGGCAAGACGGTGGACATCCGCTTCTACGACGCGAACCACGCCTTCGCCAACCCCAGCGGCCAGTCCTACAACGCCCAGGCCGCCGCCGACGCGTGGACCCGCACGGTCGACTTCTTCGCGCGCACGCTGAAATCGTAG
- a CDS encoding M23 family metallopeptidase, producing MPRTTRKYPALRTVVLAAAALALAAAPAAAQRMAMLASFPIPPRNPARDIVDLLRSRNLLIPVEGVGAGQLHDTFNAARSGGRVHDAIDIHAPRGTHVLATTDGTIIKLHHSALGGITVYQLDDDGRTRYYYAHLDRYADGIAEGVRVTRGQTIGYVGDTGNAAPGDCHLHFAIAILSDTSRWWSGRNVNPFEVWR from the coding sequence ATGCCACGAACCACCCGGAAGTACCCCGCACTGCGCACCGTCGTGCTCGCCGCGGCCGCCCTGGCGCTGGCCGCCGCCCCCGCCGCCGCCCAGCGGATGGCGATGCTGGCGTCGTTCCCGATCCCGCCGCGCAACCCCGCGCGCGACATCGTGGACCTGCTGCGCTCGCGCAACCTGCTGATCCCCGTCGAGGGGGTCGGCGCGGGGCAGCTGCACGACACGTTCAACGCCGCGCGCTCCGGCGGCCGCGTGCACGACGCCATCGACATCCACGCGCCGCGCGGCACGCACGTGCTGGCGACCACCGACGGCACCATCATCAAGCTGCATCACAGCGCGCTGGGCGGCATCACCGTCTACCAGCTCGACGACGACGGCCGCACGCGCTACTACTACGCGCACCTCGACCGCTACGCCGACGGCATCGCCGAGGGCGTGCGCGTCACGCGCGGGCAGACGATCGGATACGTGGGCGACACGGGGAACGCGGCCCCCGGCGACTGCCACCTGCACTTCGCCATCGCCATCCTGAGCGACACCTCGCGCTGGTGGAGCGGCCGCAACGTCAACCCGTTCGAGGTCTGGAGATAG
- the bioB gene encoding biotin synthase BioB, whose protein sequence is MANPNALPDWNALADRALAGELITRDEARAVLAAPDTALLEQLAAAYRVRRRFYGNRVRLHFLCNAQSGLCPEDCNYCSQSKISAAEIEKYPMLAREKILAAADRAAELKAGTFCMVISGRTPGERVFAKVLDAVRAVREKHDLKVCACLGLLTEDQARRLKEAGVTQVNHNLNTSERHTPSVVSTHTFGDRVATVEAVKAVGLKTCSGGIVGMNETDDDVIDLALSLRELEVRSVPVNFLIPIVGTPLAGVDQLDPRRCLRILCLYRFLLPSQEIRISGGREVHLRSMQVMGLYAANSIFIGDYLTTPGQAARADLEMIRDMGFVLESPDGEPIEEDPLDGVPEIFRGEALPVLATA, encoded by the coding sequence ATGGCGAATCCGAACGCCCTGCCCGACTGGAACGCGCTGGCCGACCGCGCGCTGGCGGGCGAGCTCATCACCCGCGACGAGGCGCGCGCGGTGCTGGCGGCGCCCGACACCGCGCTGCTGGAGCAGCTGGCCGCGGCGTACCGCGTGCGGCGGCGCTTCTACGGCAACCGCGTGCGGCTGCACTTCCTCTGCAACGCGCAGAGCGGCCTCTGTCCCGAGGACTGCAACTACTGCTCGCAGTCGAAGATCAGCGCGGCGGAGATCGAGAAGTATCCCATGCTGGCGCGCGAGAAGATCCTGGCGGCGGCCGACCGCGCGGCGGAGCTGAAGGCGGGCACCTTCTGCATGGTCATCAGCGGGCGAACGCCGGGCGAGCGGGTGTTCGCCAAGGTGCTGGACGCGGTGCGCGCCGTCCGCGAGAAGCACGACCTGAAGGTGTGCGCCTGCCTGGGGCTGCTGACCGAGGACCAGGCGCGGCGGCTGAAGGAGGCGGGCGTCACCCAGGTGAACCACAACCTGAACACGTCGGAGCGCCACACGCCCAGCGTCGTCTCCACCCACACCTTCGGCGACCGCGTGGCCACGGTCGAGGCGGTGAAGGCGGTGGGGCTCAAGACCTGCTCCGGCGGGATCGTGGGGATGAACGAGACGGACGACGACGTGATCGACCTGGCGTTGTCGCTGCGCGAGCTGGAGGTGCGCAGTGTTCCCGTCAACTTCCTGATCCCCATCGTGGGGACGCCGCTGGCGGGGGTGGACCAGCTCGACCCGCGGCGCTGCCTGCGCATCCTCTGCCTCTACCGCTTCCTGCTGCCGTCGCAGGAGATCCGCATCTCCGGCGGGCGCGAGGTGCACCTGCGGTCGATGCAGGTGATGGGGCTGTACGCCGCCAACTCCATCTTCATCGGCGACTACCTGACCACGCCGGGACAGGCCGCCCGCGCCGACCTGGAGATGATCCGCGACATGGGCTTCGTCCTCGAATCCCCCGACGGCGAGCCAATCGAGGAAGATCCGCTCGACGGCGTCCCCGAGATCTTCCGCGGCGAGGCGCTTCCCGTCCTGGCGACAGCGTAG
- a CDS encoding sulfite exporter TauE/SafE family protein, with product MASYLLLLAAAFVAGGMNAVAGGGSFVTFPALVFTGVPSIVANASSTFALMPGAAASAWGFRRHFRDFPGVSFRALLAVSLAGGIAGALLLLLTPQRLFDGVIPWLLLTATLAFAFAPKLTPLLQRAVRIGPRTLVAVQFLVAVYGGYFGGAIGIIMLSTWSMFGLTDLKQMNATKTILAAAMNFVAVVLFVGAGKIWWPQALVMLVGGVAGGYLGAHAGRRLDQKHVRVLIIVISVTITLVFFVRRMAGG from the coding sequence ATGGCTTCCTATCTCCTGCTCCTCGCCGCCGCGTTCGTGGCGGGGGGAATGAACGCGGTGGCGGGCGGCGGCTCGTTCGTCACCTTCCCGGCGCTGGTGTTCACGGGCGTGCCGTCCATCGTGGCGAACGCGTCGAGCACCTTCGCGCTGATGCCGGGGGCCGCGGCCAGCGCCTGGGGGTTCCGCCGCCATTTCCGCGACTTTCCCGGCGTGTCGTTCCGCGCGCTGTTGGCGGTGAGCCTGGCCGGCGGAATCGCGGGCGCGCTTCTGCTCCTGCTGACCCCGCAGCGCCTGTTCGACGGCGTGATCCCGTGGCTGCTGCTGACGGCCACGCTCGCTTTCGCGTTCGCGCCGAAGCTGACGCCGCTGCTCCAGCGCGCGGTACGCATCGGCCCGCGCACGCTGGTGGCGGTGCAGTTCCTCGTCGCCGTGTACGGCGGCTACTTCGGCGGGGCGATCGGGATCATCATGCTGTCCACGTGGTCGATGTTCGGGCTGACGGACCTGAAGCAGATGAACGCGACCAAGACGATCCTCGCGGCGGCGATGAACTTCGTGGCGGTGGTACTGTTCGTCGGCGCGGGAAAGATCTGGTGGCCGCAGGCGCTGGTGATGCTGGTGGGCGGCGTCGCCGGCGGCTACCTGGGCGCCCACGCCGGCCGCCGGCTGGACCAGAAGCACGTCCGCGTGCTGATCATCGTCATCAGCGTCACCATCACCCTCGTCTTCTTCGTGCGGCGGATGGCGGGAGGATGA
- a CDS encoding M1 family aminopeptidase, with protein MIHRPIVRIAGAAPVSAALAAVLLAGCGSGARPGAPRPETLMQPGISRELARARAATLAEVRYDLWLDLTQRDSAQGVARMALTRRAGAGDLIADFRGPTLAEVRANGDPVRDFDWRNGHVRIPEHHLRAGENVVEMRFTARIAPVGAAIIRFDDRSDGQTYLYTLLVPSDANLLFPCFDQPDLKARIRWRLSAPRGWTVLANARAEQRDTAAAGVTWTFAQTEPISTYLAAFAAGPFAAWESAPAGQRPITLYGRASRRAEVDADSIVRANREAARWLESWFGVPFPFSKLDAMLAPAFPFGGMEHVGEIFYNENSFIFREPPTLSQRLGRDATIYHEVSHQWFGDLVTMRWFDDLWLKEGFATYMAARIQNELRPGSEAWKTFYLRNKPAAYGTDATSGTTPVWQELANLDLAKSNYGPIVYNKAPSVIKQLAFLAGDSAFRAGLRLFLTRHAYGNATWQDLLGAIQETSGVPLKQFGEQYILRAGMPRVDTRVDAEGGRLRRIVLTQRPVRRLPGDGGGSWPMKVQVRLGFHDRPDAVLPASFTGDSAVIDAVAGLPLPDYVWANDGDYGYGLFIPDERSAAWIAGHVGEVRDGLLRAMLWGALWDLVRETRLPPARFAEIALRELPRERDEQIASVILNRGVGALEWYASDADAARLFPAWERLLAARAGDASLGYGMRKESLDALVDGARTPEARAILREYLAGTRQFDGAAVRQPTRWSIVQRLLALGEPDARALYDAEVRRDSTPEAGRRAYVARAATPDSAVKAEYFRRYLDDPTLNEEWVTASLGAFHDGEQTRLTLPFLRPSLERLEWIRNNRRIFFLPSWINAFVRGQRSAEALAIVDRLLAEHPELPVDIRRKVLQARDELERTVAIRRAAGAGT; from the coding sequence ATGATCCATCGCCCCATCGTCCGAATCGCCGGCGCCGCACCGGTCTCTGCCGCACTCGCCGCCGTGCTGCTCGCGGGGTGCGGCTCCGGCGCGCGGCCGGGGGCGCCGCGGCCCGAGACGCTGATGCAGCCCGGCATCTCGCGGGAGCTGGCCCGCGCGCGCGCCGCCACGCTGGCCGAGGTGCGCTACGACCTGTGGCTGGACCTGACGCAGCGCGACTCCGCGCAGGGGGTCGCGCGGATGGCGCTCACGCGGCGGGCGGGCGCGGGCGACCTGATCGCCGACTTCCGCGGGCCCACGCTGGCCGAGGTGCGCGCCAACGGCGACCCCGTGCGCGACTTCGACTGGCGCAACGGGCACGTCCGCATCCCCGAGCACCACCTGCGCGCCGGGGAGAACGTGGTGGAGATGCGCTTCACCGCGCGCATCGCCCCGGTCGGCGCGGCCATCATCCGCTTCGACGACCGCAGCGACGGGCAGACGTACCTCTACACGCTCCTGGTCCCCTCCGACGCCAATCTCCTCTTCCCCTGCTTCGACCAGCCGGACCTGAAGGCGCGCATCCGCTGGCGATTGAGCGCGCCGCGCGGGTGGACGGTCCTGGCTAATGCGCGCGCCGAGCAGCGCGACACCGCGGCGGCGGGCGTGACGTGGACCTTCGCGCAGACGGAGCCCATCTCCACCTACCTCGCCGCCTTCGCCGCGGGGCCGTTCGCCGCGTGGGAGTCGGCGCCCGCGGGACAGCGCCCGATCACGCTCTACGGCCGCGCGTCGCGCCGGGCGGAGGTGGACGCGGACAGCATCGTGCGCGCGAACCGCGAGGCCGCGCGGTGGCTGGAGAGCTGGTTCGGCGTCCCCTTCCCCTTCAGCAAGCTCGACGCGATGCTGGCGCCCGCCTTTCCCTTCGGCGGGATGGAGCACGTGGGCGAGATCTTCTACAACGAGAACTCGTTCATCTTCCGCGAGCCGCCCACGCTGTCGCAGCGGCTGGGGCGCGACGCCACCATCTACCACGAGGTCAGCCACCAGTGGTTCGGCGACCTCGTCACCATGCGCTGGTTCGACGACCTGTGGCTGAAGGAGGGGTTCGCGACCTACATGGCGGCGCGCATCCAGAACGAGCTGCGCCCCGGGAGCGAGGCGTGGAAGACCTTCTATCTCCGCAACAAGCCCGCGGCGTACGGGACGGACGCGACCAGCGGGACCACGCCCGTCTGGCAGGAGCTGGCGAACCTCGACCTGGCCAAGAGCAATTACGGGCCGATCGTCTACAACAAGGCGCCGTCGGTCATCAAGCAGCTGGCGTTTCTCGCCGGAGACAGCGCCTTCCGCGCGGGGCTGCGGCTGTTCCTGACCCGCCACGCGTACGGGAACGCGACGTGGCAGGACCTGCTGGGGGCGATCCAGGAGACGAGCGGCGTCCCCCTGAAGCAGTTCGGCGAGCAGTACATCCTGCGCGCGGGGATGCCGCGGGTGGACACGCGCGTCGACGCCGAGGGCGGCCGGCTGCGCCGCATCGTCCTCACCCAGCGCCCCGTGCGCCGGCTGCCGGGCGACGGCGGGGGATCGTGGCCGATGAAGGTGCAGGTCCGGCTCGGCTTCCACGACCGCCCCGACGCCGTCCTCCCCGCGTCGTTCACGGGCGACAGCGCGGTGATCGACGCCGTCGCGGGACTCCCGCTCCCCGACTACGTGTGGGCGAACGACGGGGATTACGGCTACGGGCTCTTCATCCCCGACGAGCGCAGCGCGGCCTGGATCGCCGGGCACGTGGGCGAGGTGCGCGACGGGCTGCTGCGCGCGATGCTCTGGGGCGCGCTGTGGGACCTGGTCCGCGAGACGCGGCTCCCGCCTGCGCGCTTCGCCGAGATCGCCCTGCGCGAGCTGCCGCGCGAGCGCGACGAGCAGATCGCCAGCGTGATCCTGAACCGCGGGGTGGGGGCGCTGGAGTGGTACGCCTCGGACGCGGACGCGGCGCGGCTCTTCCCCGCGTGGGAGCGGCTGCTGGCGGCGCGCGCGGGCGACGCATCGCTGGGCTACGGGATGCGCAAGGAGAGCCTGGACGCGCTGGTGGACGGCGCGCGCACGCCCGAGGCGCGGGCCATCCTGCGGGAGTACCTGGCGGGGACGCGGCAGTTCGACGGCGCGGCGGTCCGGCAGCCGACGCGCTGGAGCATCGTGCAGCGCCTGCTGGCGCTGGGCGAGCCGGACGCCCGCGCGCTCTACGACGCCGAGGTGCGGCGCGACTCCACGCCCGAGGCGGGACGGCGCGCGTACGTGGCCCGCGCGGCGACGCCGGATTCCGCGGTGAAGGCCGAGTACTTCCGGCGGTACCTGGACGATCCGACGCTGAACGAGGAGTGGGTGACGGCCAGCCTGGGCGCGTTTCACGACGGCGAGCAGACGCGGCTGACGCTGCCCTTCCTGCGCCCGTCGCTGGAGCGGCTGGAGTGGATCCGCAACAACCGGCGGATCTTCTTCCTGCCGTCGTGGATCAACGCCTTCGTGCGCGGCCAGCGCTCCGCCGAGGCGCTGGCGATCGTGGACCGGCTGCTGGCCGAGCATCCGGAGCTGCCCGTCGACATCCGCCGCAAGGTGCTGCAGGCGCGCGACGAGCTGGAGCGCACCGTCGCCATCCGCCGCGCGGCCGGCGCGGGTACGTGA